In Paenibacillus sp. FSL M7-0420, a single genomic region encodes these proteins:
- a CDS encoding ABC transporter permease: protein MFKVKYFEAIRTAAVIVIALIIAFLIISLVSDHPVKTIGIFLWEPLSTKGHIGNVIEMAIPLMFTGLAVSLLFRANMFNLGAEGIFYFSGVVTTALAIHLSLNSWFHPVVAILAGSIVGALLSAIPGILKAKWNANELVTSLMFNNILFGVGLYLLNYHLRDAKAFANVSFKFEKTAQLSKLFAGTRIHTGLIIVLVLIVLAHLFLYRTKWGYELRMTGVNRDFARYSGMKTAKVIILVHLIAGFIAGMGGSVEVLGMYSRFQWTSLPGYGMDGALVAMLAKNNPFSVIVSALFLAYIRIGADMMSRLSDVPSEMISIIQAVIILLISAEQFLKFWKNRMLLKEAKEA from the coding sequence ATGTTTAAAGTCAAATATTTCGAGGCGATCCGCACAGCGGCGGTCATCGTCATTGCACTTATTATCGCGTTCCTGATCATCTCGCTGGTCAGTGACCACCCGGTGAAGACAATCGGAATCTTCCTCTGGGAGCCGTTGTCCACGAAGGGCCATATCGGCAACGTCATTGAAATGGCGATTCCGCTGATGTTCACCGGCCTTGCGGTCTCCCTGCTGTTCCGGGCCAATATGTTCAACCTGGGAGCGGAGGGGATCTTCTATTTCTCCGGTGTCGTGACTACTGCGCTGGCGATTCATCTCAGCCTGAACAGCTGGTTCCATCCGGTAGTGGCGATTCTTGCGGGCTCGATCGTAGGGGCACTGCTCTCAGCCATCCCCGGTATTCTCAAAGCGAAGTGGAACGCCAATGAGCTGGTGACCTCGCTGATGTTCAATAACATCCTGTTTGGGGTGGGGCTGTACCTGCTGAACTACCATCTGCGGGATGCCAAGGCCTTTGCCAACGTTTCTTTTAAATTCGAGAAAACGGCCCAGCTCAGCAAGCTGTTTGCCGGGACACGGATTCATACCGGACTTATTATTGTGCTGGTGCTCATTGTGCTCGCTCATCTGTTCCTCTACCGGACCAAATGGGGCTATGAGCTGCGGATGACCGGGGTTAACCGGGACTTCGCCCGTTATTCAGGCATGAAGACGGCCAAGGTGATCATTCTGGTCCATCTGATCGCCGGTTTCATTGCCGGTATGGGCGGCTCGGTGGAGGTGCTCGGGATGTACAGCCGGTTTCAGTGGACCTCCTTACCGGGCTACGGTATGGATGGTGCACTGGTGGCCATGCTGGCCAAGAATAATCCGTTCTCCGTCATTGTCTCGGCGCTCTTCCTGGCCTATATCCGTATTGGCGCCGACATGATGTCGCGCCTGTCTGATGTGCCGTCCGAGATGATCTCGATTATCCAGGCGGTCATTATTCTGCTGATATCCGCTGAGCAGTTCCTCAAGTTCTGGAAGAACCGCATGCTGCTGAAGGAGGCGAAGGAAGCATGA
- a CDS encoding ADP-ribosylglycohydrolase family protein, with product MAGWERLQETVRFELQQRIEEGCQPGSLAEKLDAAGSDEDKLMEVYRELMAFPVSADFPYKEPSDLAGIRQLRPEGPRKLAVDWTPDQWRDRFYGAWLGRSVGCALGKPLEYWDYLYGKDGRTGWENIELWFRGADAWPITGYTPEHSTAREEYGLGLSDWSFTSTREKISFMESDDDIRYTVLGLILLEQKGLNWDSWDIGKLWHGHLTYSQVCTAETQSYMNFAQETSHLHGEKPADWPLRQERVRMHLNPYREWIGAAIRADALAYGAAGHPELAAELGWRDASFSHVKNGIYGEMFNAAMISAAFAGLSNQEIVQIGLSEIPQTSRLAKDVLRGVEIAQQAGSERELVSTLWNEFSHYDPVHTNNNAAIVAASLIYGGDDFEKAVVTSVSAGMDTDCNGATVGSIMGAKLGAAKLPVKWTAPLNDLLYADLPGFHPIAISEVAERSYQVFLKLRAELGEAKQG from the coding sequence ATGGCGGGCTGGGAACGTCTGCAGGAGACGGTAAGGTTCGAGCTGCAGCAGCGGATCGAGGAAGGCTGCCAGCCGGGCAGTTTGGCGGAGAAGCTGGATGCGGCCGGGAGCGATGAGGACAAGCTGATGGAGGTATACCGGGAGCTGATGGCATTTCCAGTATCCGCTGATTTTCCTTATAAGGAGCCTTCGGATCTGGCGGGAATCAGGCAGCTCCGTCCGGAAGGTCCGCGCAAGCTTGCGGTGGATTGGACGCCGGACCAGTGGAGAGACAGGTTCTACGGGGCCTGGCTCGGGCGGAGTGTAGGCTGCGCGCTGGGCAAGCCGCTGGAATATTGGGACTATCTGTACGGCAAGGATGGCCGGACCGGCTGGGAGAATATCGAGCTGTGGTTCCGCGGTGCGGATGCCTGGCCGATTACAGGTTATACTCCTGAGCATTCCACGGCACGCGAGGAATACGGCCTCGGCTTAAGCGACTGGTCATTCACCAGCACGCGTGAGAAGATCAGCTTCATGGAGAGCGATGATGATATCCGTTATACAGTGCTTGGCCTGATCCTGCTGGAGCAAAAAGGGCTGAATTGGGATTCCTGGGATATCGGCAAACTGTGGCACGGGCATCTGACCTACAGTCAGGTCTGCACGGCGGAAACGCAGAGCTATATGAACTTTGCTCAGGAGACCTCCCATCTTCACGGGGAGAAGCCGGCGGATTGGCCGCTGCGGCAGGAGCGGGTACGGATGCATCTGAATCCGTACCGGGAATGGATTGGTGCGGCGATCCGCGCGGATGCCCTGGCTTATGGAGCGGCCGGACATCCCGAATTAGCGGCAGAGCTGGGCTGGCGGGATGCCTCCTTCTCGCATGTGAAGAACGGGATCTACGGCGAGATGTTCAATGCCGCGATGATCTCAGCAGCTTTCGCAGGCCTCAGCAACCAGGAGATTGTGCAGATCGGCCTGAGCGAGATTCCACAGACGAGCAGACTGGCTAAGGATGTGCTGCGGGGCGTAGAAATTGCACAGCAGGCAGGCAGTGAGCGTGAGCTGGTCAGCACTCTCTGGAACGAGTTCAGCCATTACGACCCGGTGCATACGAACAACAACGCTGCCATTGTGGCCGCCTCGCTGATCTACGGCGGCGATGACTTCGAGAAAGCGGTGGTCACCTCCGTATCGGCCGGAATGGATACCGACTGCAACGGGGCCACCGTCGGCTCCATTATGGGAGCGAAGCTGGGTGCAGCCAAGCTGCCGGTTAAGTGGACCGCACCGCTCAACGACCTGTTGTATGCGGATCTGCCGGGCTTCCACCCGATCGCCATTTCTGAGGTCGCCGAGCGGAGCTATCAGGTGTTTCTGAAGCTGCGGGCGGAGCTGGGAGAAGCGAAACAGGGATAA
- a CDS encoding nucleoside hydrolase, translated as MPTPIIIDCDPGHDDAIAILLALAHPGELDIRGITTVGGNQILDKITDNALKILSFVNADIPVAKGAAAPLLGKLVTGEEAHGESGMDGPALPASKFKPVEQGAVEFMLEIIRASDEKITLVPTAPLTNIALLITAYPEVKERIEKISLMGGGLAYGNVTRTAEFNIYVDPEAARIVFESGIPIVMSGLDVTDKAAIFEEEIQELKTRGPVSVMVGELLDFYSIYGKKMGFVGNALHDPCAIAWLLHPELFESEHLYVTVETEGKLTRGMTVADRRKKPDQPANTEVLLGVDREAFIKLLFDSLERLDRQLGSPAGES; from the coding sequence ATGCCAACACCTATCATTATTGACTGCGATCCGGGGCATGACGACGCGATTGCCATTCTGCTTGCGCTGGCACATCCGGGAGAGCTGGATATCCGGGGGATTACAACCGTTGGCGGCAACCAGATTCTGGATAAAATCACCGACAATGCGCTTAAGATTCTCAGCTTTGTAAATGCAGACATTCCGGTAGCCAAAGGCGCTGCGGCGCCGCTGCTGGGCAAGCTTGTAACCGGAGAGGAAGCCCACGGGGAGTCTGGCATGGATGGCCCGGCGCTGCCGGCGAGCAAGTTCAAGCCCGTAGAGCAGGGCGCAGTAGAATTCATGCTGGAGATTATCCGCGCCTCAGATGAGAAAATCACTCTGGTGCCTACCGCCCCGCTGACGAATATCGCTCTGCTAATTACCGCTTACCCGGAAGTGAAGGAGCGGATCGAGAAGATCTCGCTAATGGGCGGCGGACTGGCTTACGGCAATGTGACCCGGACAGCGGAGTTCAATATTTATGTAGACCCGGAGGCGGCGCGGATCGTTTTCGAATCCGGCATTCCGATTGTCATGAGCGGATTGGATGTGACAGATAAAGCGGCGATCTTCGAAGAGGAGATTCAGGAGCTGAAGACGCGCGGTCCCGTGTCCGTCATGGTCGGTGAGCTGCTAGATTTCTATTCGATCTACGGGAAGAAAATGGGCTTTGTCGGCAATGCGCTGCATGACCCTTGCGCCATTGCCTGGCTGCTGCACCCGGAGCTGTTCGAATCCGAGCACCTGTATGTAACAGTAGAGACTGAAGGCAAGCTTACCCGCGGCATGACTGTGGCGGACCGCCGCAAGAAGCCGGACCAGCCTGCGAATACGGAGGTACTGCTTGGTGTAGACCGCGAAGCCTTCATCAAGCTGCTGTTCGATTCGTTGGAACGTTTAGACCGGCAGCTGGGGTCTCCGGCAGGAGAATCCTAA
- a CDS encoding response regulator, protein MMKYKVLLIDDEPSALEGMEMWIDWQELGFELCGTCGNGREGLQMMKQLQPDLVITDIHMPLMNGLEMIGEWRQEGTDSTKFVILSGYSEFEYARTAISYGINHYLLKPVFPEEAAEELREIRLELEQEANRRRIHETASGEEAATLIKGLLHGKKGEPELMEWLETLPGFKESPSWNICLIRTVPELYTEVRSRIVSLLAGYQALVTIDLEAGLLGIVYGMTAGSGEEGGIAEVLDILLREYGRGKIHIALGTPEDSLWSIEGSYGRAKETLLHFFYEPEQAGVLAYSAVQDKPFSYHYDHIGLMDALLDCVNLLDADGYREALEAAARSFREQQVAPEVVRKFVIHLMYWIFALAPGAEAAGEEGGVASGVEVSEIQQAMTPLSGLLSRLLSYGGKAIDLLVQEQNYKSHGIVREINQYIGEHYQESLSIQKLAEIFFLHPVYLGQLLIKKNGMTFNEQLHHLRIQAAAELLRGSRLKLSEIAERVGYANYGQFLKRFEKELHMGPNEYRHAKF, encoded by the coding sequence ATGATGAAATACAAAGTATTATTAATCGATGATGAGCCGAGCGCTCTGGAAGGGATGGAGATGTGGATCGATTGGCAGGAGCTGGGCTTCGAGCTGTGCGGAACCTGCGGCAACGGCCGGGAGGGGCTGCAGATGATGAAGCAGCTTCAGCCGGATCTGGTCATAACCGATATCCATATGCCGCTGATGAATGGTCTGGAGATGATCGGGGAATGGCGGCAGGAGGGGACGGATTCGACGAAGTTCGTCATTCTGAGCGGCTACAGTGAGTTTGAATACGCCCGCACGGCCATCAGCTACGGAATCAATCACTATCTGTTGAAGCCGGTCTTCCCGGAGGAAGCTGCCGAGGAGCTGCGGGAGATCCGCCTGGAGCTGGAGCAGGAGGCGAACCGCAGAAGAATCCATGAGACCGCTTCCGGAGAAGAGGCGGCAACCTTAATCAAGGGGCTGCTTCATGGCAAAAAGGGAGAACCCGAGCTTATGGAATGGCTGGAGACTCTGCCCGGCTTCAAGGAGAGTCCTTCGTGGAATATTTGCCTGATCCGGACGGTCCCGGAGCTGTACACAGAGGTACGGAGCCGCATAGTCTCCCTGCTGGCCGGATATCAGGCACTCGTGACGATCGATCTGGAAGCAGGGTTGCTCGGGATCGTGTACGGCATGACGGCAGGCAGCGGGGAAGAAGGCGGAATAGCTGAAGTGCTGGATATCCTGCTGCGCGAGTACGGGAGAGGGAAGATTCACATCGCGCTGGGAACCCCGGAGGACTCCTTATGGTCCATAGAGGGCAGTTATGGCCGGGCCAAAGAGACGTTGCTCCATTTCTTTTACGAGCCGGAGCAGGCAGGGGTGCTGGCTTACAGCGCGGTACAGGACAAGCCCTTCAGTTATCACTATGATCATATCGGGCTGATGGATGCCCTGCTGGACTGCGTGAATCTCCTGGACGCGGACGGCTACCGCGAGGCGCTGGAGGCGGCGGCCCGCAGCTTCCGGGAACAGCAGGTGGCGCCGGAGGTAGTACGCAAATTCGTAATCCACCTCATGTACTGGATATTCGCACTCGCACCCGGGGCAGAAGCCGCAGGCGAGGAGGGCGGAGTGGCCTCGGGTGTTGAGGTATCAGAGATTCAGCAGGCGATGACCCCGCTGAGCGGGCTGCTTAGCCGCTTATTGTCCTACGGCGGGAAGGCCATAGATCTGCTGGTGCAAGAGCAGAATTATAAATCGCATGGGATTGTCCGGGAGATCAACCAATACATCGGGGAGCATTATCAGGAGAGCCTGAGCATTCAGAAGCTGGCCGAGATCTTCTTCCTGCATCCGGTATACCTGGGGCAATTATTGATTAAGAAGAACGGGATGACCTTCAATGAGCAGCTGCATCATCTGCGGATTCAGGCTGCGGCTGAGCTCCTGCGCGGGAGCAGGCTGAAGCTCTCAGAGATTGCCGAACGTGTCGGTTACGCCAATTACGGACAGTTTCTGAAGCGGTTCGAGAAGGAGCTGCACATGGGCCCGAATGAGTACCGGCATGCCAAGTTCTAA
- a CDS encoding response regulator transcription factor: MLKVMIVDDEPWVLEGLRTMVDWEKCGFEVCAEALSAGEALRLIREHRPDLLLTDINLPVMSGLELIAAVKETVDPPPRFVILSGYDDFNYARTALRHKVDGYLLKPVDDEEIEELLGKIRAIIRYETASRLEERKKHNILVHNLISRCVQGDWSEELEHAACGLLGLQPDTELQCILAAAISGSGTVSLNEGDTEGFPDHLGYVFQDPAGRAGLLIRSAGLSTEALEAAAAQVQKVQSAKLGVPVAVMISGRGNGLRAVQELYTQTLEVWGLKYRKERGGIFYYNDLRTARLSPEFTDGHFTRVLDEVKEGVPERIRAAAREAFAAMTAKRVSIDAAQAEVAHLEMTLCRSIAEMQGDPDQIMCAMHKEYGNLGGLTDYYKLSLYVDRFCLETSAYLTELRANNEGNTIYNVIQYVDLEFRSKLQLQDLARQFHMNSAYLGQLFRKETGRSFSDYLNEKRIEAAKSLLKRTQLKISDIAVQVGFSNTDYFIDKFKNKVGSSPSVYKNAHNNKQL, encoded by the coding sequence ATGCTGAAAGTCATGATTGTGGACGATGAACCCTGGGTTCTGGAAGGACTCCGGACGATGGTGGACTGGGAAAAGTGCGGATTCGAGGTATGCGCTGAAGCGCTTAGCGCCGGGGAGGCGCTGCGGCTGATCCGGGAGCACAGGCCGGATCTGCTGCTGACGGATATCAATCTTCCGGTGATGAGCGGTCTGGAGCTGATTGCGGCCGTGAAGGAGACGGTGGACCCGCCGCCCCGGTTCGTGATCCTGAGCGGATATGACGATTTCAACTATGCCCGGACTGCGCTGCGCCACAAGGTGGACGGCTACCTGCTGAAGCCGGTGGATGATGAGGAGATCGAGGAGCTGCTCGGGAAGATCCGAGCTATTATCCGTTATGAAACCGCTTCCAGACTAGAGGAGCGGAAGAAGCATAATATTCTGGTGCATAATCTGATCAGCCGTTGTGTCCAGGGGGATTGGAGTGAGGAGCTGGAGCACGCCGCCTGCGGTCTGCTGGGGCTTCAGCCTGATACAGAGCTGCAATGCATACTTGCTGCTGCCATATCAGGTTCAGGTACGGTGAGCCTGAATGAAGGGGATACCGAAGGCTTCCCGGATCACCTGGGCTATGTCTTCCAGGACCCGGCCGGAAGGGCCGGGCTTCTGATTCGCTCAGCCGGACTGTCCACGGAAGCGCTGGAGGCAGCAGCCGCTCAGGTGCAGAAGGTGCAGTCAGCGAAGCTGGGGGTACCGGTGGCTGTAATGATCAGCGGCCGGGGGAACGGCCTGCGCGCCGTCCAGGAGCTGTACACCCAGACGCTTGAGGTCTGGGGGCTTAAATACCGGAAGGAGCGGGGCGGAATTTTCTACTACAACGATCTGCGTACGGCCCGCTTGTCTCCCGAATTCACTGACGGGCACTTTACGCGTGTGCTGGATGAGGTGAAGGAAGGCGTGCCTGAGAGAATCCGGGCCGCTGCCAGGGAAGCCTTCGCAGCCATGACCGCCAAGAGGGTGAGTATTGATGCTGCACAGGCTGAGGTAGCCCATCTGGAGATGACCTTATGCCGGAGTATTGCCGAGATGCAGGGAGACCCCGACCAGATCATGTGTGCGATGCACAAGGAGTACGGCAACTTGGGCGGACTCACGGACTATTACAAGCTTAGCCTGTATGTCGACAGGTTCTGCCTGGAGACCTCAGCGTACCTCACCGAGCTGCGGGCCAATAATGAGGGGAACACCATCTATAATGTGATCCAATACGTAGATCTGGAATTCCGCAGCAAGCTGCAGCTCCAGGACCTCGCCAGGCAGTTTCATATGAATTCAGCCTATCTGGGCCAGCTGTTCCGCAAGGAGACGGGGCGCAGCTTCAGCGATTATCTGAATGAGAAGCGGATCGAAGCGGCCAAAAGCCTGCTCAAGCGCACCCAGCTCAAGATATCAGATATCGCGGTGCAGGTGGGCTTTTCCAATACCGATTATTTCATCGACAAGTTCAAGAATAAGGTGGGTTCATCACCTTCGGTGTACAAGAATGCCCACAACAATAAACAGCTCTAA
- a CDS encoding sugar ABC transporter substrate-binding protein yields the protein MGGKSKVTFKYSLVALLTLSFALSGCGGGNDKNAAATDKAKATTAADSASANTGGKVEPFKVSAFIGVAGQQPTPDNKIYKKIKEETGASFDMEFLAGDINQKLGVMIAGQDYPDLMTGSTKLTAAGAYIPLEDLIEEHAPNLKAHYAEYWNMMKDPNDGHIYILPNYGVYNGKVNSSWYSGPAFWIQKAVLKEFNYPKVKTLDQYFDLIEQYKAKYPKIDGSPTIGFEILNYDWKNWGLFNAPQHLIGHPNDGGVVVKDGVAEVFANKDYAKQYYKKLNEMNEKGIIDKETFVQNYDQYMAKLSSGTVLGMFDQHWNFNAAEDSLTTQNKIERTYVGLPLVYDESTKDHYRDLAVLNLNNGFGISINAKDPVKIIKLLDTLMDEKWQKLFSWGVEGEDYIVENGRFMRTQKQRDDAADATWQLANKAKSLFEYLPKTEGSYSDGNSTDAAAQPEEYKAGLKPYDKEVLDAYGFNSYVDFFSDPPPNPVYYPAWSIDLIEGSDAKIASTKLNELQTKFLPKAILAKPAEFDSVWTDYTEQIEKANVKAYEDKINEQIKWRIENWSK from the coding sequence ATGGGGGGCAAGTCGAAAGTGACGTTTAAGTATTCCCTGGTTGCGCTGTTAACGCTTAGCTTCGCACTGTCAGGCTGCGGCGGGGGCAACGACAAGAATGCTGCTGCAACTGACAAAGCAAAGGCAACTACAGCAGCGGATTCTGCTTCAGCTAACACGGGAGGAAAGGTTGAACCGTTCAAGGTTAGCGCATTTATCGGAGTAGCCGGGCAACAGCCGACACCGGACAACAAGATCTACAAGAAGATCAAAGAGGAGACCGGTGCCAGCTTCGATATGGAATTCTTAGCAGGCGACATTAACCAGAAGCTGGGCGTTATGATTGCCGGTCAGGATTATCCGGATCTTATGACCGGGAGCACCAAGCTTACAGCAGCAGGGGCTTATATCCCGCTTGAAGACCTGATCGAAGAGCATGCGCCGAATTTGAAAGCGCATTATGCAGAATATTGGAACATGATGAAGGACCCGAATGACGGACATATTTATATTCTGCCTAACTACGGTGTATATAACGGTAAGGTCAACAGCTCATGGTATTCGGGACCGGCCTTCTGGATTCAAAAAGCAGTGCTTAAGGAATTCAATTATCCGAAGGTTAAGACACTGGATCAGTACTTTGACCTGATTGAGCAATATAAAGCAAAGTATCCGAAAATTGACGGAAGCCCGACCATCGGGTTCGAAATTCTGAACTATGACTGGAAAAACTGGGGCCTGTTCAACGCTCCGCAGCATCTGATCGGACATCCGAATGATGGCGGCGTAGTCGTGAAGGACGGCGTAGCCGAGGTATTTGCCAATAAGGATTATGCCAAGCAGTACTATAAGAAGCTGAATGAGATGAACGAGAAGGGCATTATCGATAAAGAAACCTTCGTGCAGAACTACGACCAGTATATGGCAAAGTTGTCCAGCGGAACCGTTCTGGGGATGTTCGACCAGCACTGGAACTTCAACGCTGCTGAGGATTCACTGACGACTCAGAATAAAATTGAACGCACTTATGTAGGTCTTCCGCTGGTATACGATGAGTCGACCAAAGACCACTACCGCGATCTTGCGGTGCTCAATCTTAACAATGGCTTCGGCATCAGCATTAATGCCAAAGATCCGGTAAAGATTATCAAGCTGCTCGACACCCTGATGGATGAGAAGTGGCAGAAGCTGTTCTCCTGGGGTGTAGAAGGCGAGGATTATATTGTTGAGAACGGCAGATTCATGAGAACCCAGAAGCAGCGTGATGATGCAGCCGATGCCACCTGGCAGCTGGCCAACAAGGCCAAATCATTATTCGAATATCTGCCTAAGACCGAAGGAAGCTACAGCGACGGCAACTCCACGGATGCCGCTGCACAGCCGGAAGAATACAAAGCAGGTCTGAAGCCGTACGATAAGGAAGTTCTGGATGCCTATGGCTTCAATTCCTACGTTGACTTCTTCAGCGATCCGCCGCCAAACCCTGTTTATTATCCTGCCTGGTCCATCGATCTGATTGAAGGCTCGGATGCCAAAATCGCCAGTACCAAGCTAAATGAGCTGCAGACCAAGTTCCTGCCGAAAGCCATTCTTGCCAAGCCGGCCGAATTCGATTCCGTATGGACCGATTATACGGAACAAATCGAGAAAGCCAATGTGAAGGCTTACGAAGACAAGATCAATGAGCAGATTAAGTGGAGAATTGAGAACTGGAGTAAATAA
- a CDS encoding sensor histidine kinase → MATKRFKFGTIVNDIPLSYKFYLIYIVGVLLPIMVLNLVFLERITDLIKSREQQNLEISMERARKDIHDFIEGGVSVGYTLAADKNLYEMLDRTYTDSIEFYSMFNEQLRDRMNSYMPVNNQLERISIFTNNQTVVSGGNYQVMNDKVWFSDWYRQAKKATTQVYVAAYRIMENKNLASSTPTLSIIETMDNYRNLNNYEKVLRIDLDLSEIYDIIVRERDYLSLYLINGENKIVMSADSGYQHITDDPYPVFDQWGDSQDESEGVRVMAVGTANYLKGWRIVGITQGERISQAVLDIRLYAAGLATTLTLLTSIFIYIMLRSYNYRVKRLSRHMQKVTNEKFELIAIDEGRDEIGGLIHNFNRMTSRIHSLINDVYKLEIQSKNLEMERVRAELNFLQSQMNPHFLFNTLNAILVVCTKNKYNDVTDIVKSLSKLLRRLLSWKEDLVPVREEIAFIDMYLRIEKFRFRDKFDYTFEIDEQSLDYKIPKLSMQPLVENSCKHGLQTIEGLGVIKVAAAVLDNRLQITVSDNGKGMEPEKLKELMFAVRKEDYSGTNIGIRNVYRRLELNYADQVRFEISSTPGQGTVVTFGIPLKLLENNYSMEREV, encoded by the coding sequence ATGGCGACAAAACGGTTTAAATTCGGCACGATCGTCAATGATATTCCACTAAGCTACAAGTTCTATCTCATCTACATTGTGGGTGTGCTCCTGCCGATCATGGTGCTGAATCTGGTATTCCTGGAGCGGATTACTGATCTCATCAAATCGAGGGAGCAGCAGAATCTGGAGATTTCCATGGAGCGGGCGCGGAAGGACATTCATGATTTTATTGAAGGGGGAGTCTCTGTCGGCTACACGCTGGCTGCGGATAAGAATCTGTACGAGATGCTGGACCGGACCTATACGGACTCTATCGAATTCTACAGTATGTTCAACGAACAATTGAGAGACCGGATGAACAGCTATATGCCTGTCAATAACCAGTTGGAACGAATCAGTATATTCACGAACAATCAGACGGTTGTATCCGGGGGGAATTATCAGGTAATGAACGATAAAGTATGGTTCAGTGACTGGTACCGGCAGGCCAAGAAGGCCACTACCCAGGTCTATGTTGCTGCTTACCGGATCATGGAGAACAAGAATCTGGCTTCATCCACCCCGACGCTCAGCATTATTGAGACCATGGACAATTACCGTAATCTGAACAACTATGAGAAGGTGCTGCGGATCGATCTGGACCTCAGTGAGATCTATGACATTATCGTCCGGGAACGGGATTACCTGAGCCTCTATCTGATCAATGGGGAGAACAAGATCGTGATGTCAGCGGACAGCGGCTATCAGCACATTACGGATGATCCCTATCCGGTATTCGATCAGTGGGGGGACAGTCAGGACGAGAGCGAAGGGGTTCGGGTAATGGCTGTAGGGACGGCGAATTATCTCAAAGGCTGGCGGATTGTCGGAATTACGCAGGGGGAGCGGATCTCCCAGGCGGTTCTCGATATCCGGCTGTACGCAGCGGGCCTAGCCACCACACTTACTCTTTTGACTAGCATATTCATATATATCATGCTGCGCTCCTACAACTACCGGGTGAAACGCCTGTCCCGGCATATGCAGAAGGTGACGAACGAGAAGTTCGAGCTGATCGCCATCGATGAGGGCCGGGATGAGATCGGCGGGCTAATCCACAATTTTAACCGGATGACCTCCAGAATTCACTCCCTGATCAACGATGTGTACAAGCTGGAGATCCAGAGCAAGAACCTGGAGATGGAGCGCGTCAGGGCGGAGCTGAATTTCCTGCAGAGCCAGATGAACCCCCACTTCCTGTTCAATACGCTGAATGCGATTCTGGTGGTCTGCACCAAGAATAAATATAACGATGTCACCGATATTGTGAAAAGCCTGTCGAAGCTACTGCGCAGACTGCTGAGCTGGAAGGAGGATCTGGTGCCGGTGCGCGAGGAGATCGCATTTATCGACATGTATCTGCGGATTGAGAAATTCAGGTTCAGGGATAAATTCGACTATACCTTTGAGATCGATGAGCAGTCCCTGGATTATAAAATACCGAAGCTGAGCATGCAGCCGCTGGTCGAGAATTCCTGCAAGCATGGCCTGCAGACGATTGAGGGGCTGGGGGTCATCAAGGTGGCTGCGGCCGTGCTGGATAACAGGCTGCAGATTACAGTATCTGATAATGGTAAAGGTATGGAGCCGGAGAAGCTGAAGGAGCTGATGTTTGCGGTCCGCAAGGAGGATTATTCCGGGACCAACATCGGTATCCGCAATGTATACCGCAGGCTGGAGCTGAATTACGCAGATCAGGTGCGCTTCGAGATATCCAGTACGCCGGGTCAGGGAACGGTAGTGACCTTTGGCATTCCCCTGAAGCTGCTTGAGAATAATTACTCTATGGAAAGAGAGGTATAG
- a CDS encoding ABC transporter permease: MNSLLNVILTTDFAFSVLRVTTPILFAALGALISNRAGIINIGMEGIMLVSALAGVIVSAYTQSAWVGLLGAVLSGTLIAGILAFFTLKFKTHIILGGVAINMFASGGTVFILYLLSGDKGSSTSLASKVLPSIDIPLLQDIPVLGPILSGHHILTYFSILSVLVVYYLLNRTPLGLRIRSVGENPHAAQSVGVSVVRIQYSALLLSGFFASLGGAYMSMGYLSLFTRDMIAGRGWIAIAAESMGRSTTVGTALTSLLFGAADALSNALQVLKIPAELIATLPYVATVIGLIIYAISETRKKNKKLKATVTK, from the coding sequence ATGAACAGTCTGCTGAATGTCATTCTGACGACGGATTTTGCCTTCTCTGTCCTGCGTGTAACCACGCCGATACTATTCGCTGCACTGGGGGCGCTGATCTCGAACCGTGCCGGAATCATCAACATCGGGATGGAAGGGATCATGCTGGTCTCGGCGCTGGCCGGGGTTATCGTGAGTGCCTATACGCAGAGCGCCTGGGTGGGATTGCTTGGGGCGGTGCTGTCGGGAACGCTGATTGCGGGCATTTTGGCTTTTTTCACCTTAAAGTTCAAGACCCACATTATTCTCGGCGGGGTGGCGATCAATATGTTCGCTTCCGGCGGTACGGTATTTATTCTGTATCTGCTGAGCGGTGACAAAGGATCATCCACCTCCCTGGCGAGTAAAGTGCTGCCGAGTATAGATATTCCGCTCCTGCAGGATATTCCGGTGCTGGGCCCGATTCTGTCGGGGCACCACATTCTGACGTATTTCTCTATATTGTCAGTGCTCGTAGTCTATTATCTGCTCAACCGTACACCGCTTGGGCTGCGAATCCGCTCCGTAGGCGAGAATCCGCATGCGGCCCAATCAGTGGGCGTCAGTGTGGTCCGCATCCAGTACAGCGCGCTACTGCTCAGCGGCTTCTTCGCCAGCCTGGGCGGAGCTTATATGTCGATGGGCTACTTGTCGCTGTTCACCCGCGATATGATTGCCGGCCGGGGCTGGATTGCCATCGCTGCTGAATCCATGGGCCGGAGCACCACCGTGGGCACAGCGCTGACCTCGCTGCTCTTCGGCGCAGCGGACGCGCTCTCCAATGCCCTGCAGGTGCTGAAGATTCCAGCTGAGCTGATCGCTACGCTGCCTTATGTGGCAACGGTGATCGGTCTGATTATCTACGCAATCTCGGAGACACGGAAGAAGAACAAGAAGCTTAAGGCTACTGTTACGAAATAA